In one Bufo gargarizans isolate SCDJY-AF-19 chromosome 11, ASM1485885v1, whole genome shotgun sequence genomic region, the following are encoded:
- the LOC122921335 gene encoding olfactory receptor 10A4-like produces the protein MVKKVLMEFLLFKAQPFNKTLVTEFILLAFCQLQHLQILLFAFVLLAFICCVLGNSAILVLVRYARSLHTPMYFFISNFALLEIIFVSVTVPKLLANLIESSRKISFTGCFAQLYAFNSLGVAECYLLAVMAFDRDLAINNPLRYPSIMNKSHYIELAVAPWIIGFFIAAIPTTFTVELEFCGPNEVNHFFCDLSPIQNLACSNPLSSNLATSFSALFASVLPFMIILGFYIHIIATISKIKGTVGKQKAFSTCSSHLIVASLFYSSVIIVYVRPKGSQHDKFLALVYTVIIPLLNPFIYTLRNKDVKAALRKLNPLRVLGQIKISHVQQDHCRSS, from the coding sequence GAGTTTCTTCTCTTCAAAGCCCAACCTTTCAACAAGACTCTTGTAACGGAATTCATACTTCTTGCCTTTTGTCAATTACAGCATCTGCAAATTTTACTTTTTGCCTTTGTCCTCTTGGCATTTATATGCTGTGTTTTGGGGAACAGTGCCATACTTGTCTTAGTAAGATATGCACGTTCACTTCATACACCAATGTATTTTTTCATTAGCAATTTTGCTCTTCTAGAAATAATATTTGTATCTGTCACCGTTCCTAAACTTCTAGCTAATTTGATTGAATCTAGCAGGAAGATCTCATTTACAGGGTGCTTTGCCCAGTTGTACGCTTTTAATTCTTTGGGTGTGGCAGAATGTTACCTTCTAGCCGTTATGGCCTTTGATCGTGATTTAGCCATTAACAACCCTTTGCGTTATCCCAGTATAATGAACAAATCTCATTATATTGAACTCGCAGTTGCCCCATGGATCATTGGATTTTTCATAGCTGCCATACCTACAACATTTACAGTTGAACTGGAGTTTTGTGGACCCAATGAAGTCAACCATTTCTTTTGTGATTTGTCTCCAATTCAGAATTTAGCATGTTCCAATCCTTTGTCCAGCAACTTGGCCACAAGTTTTTCGGCTTTATTTGCCAGTGTGCTTCCATTTATGATCATCTTAGGATTCTACATCCATATCATCGCCACCATTTCAAAAATTAAAGGCACTGTAGGCAAACAGAAGGCCTTCTCCACCTGTTCATCTCACCTCATTGTAGCCAGTTTGTTCTACTCCTCAGTCATTATTGTATATGTTAGGCCCAAAGGAAGTCAACATGACAAATTCCTTGCCCTCGTGTACACTGTTATTATTCCATTGCTAAATCCATTTATTTATACCTTAAGAAACAAAGATGTGAAAGCAGCTCTAAGAAAATTAAATCCCCTAAGAGTCCTTGGTCAGATTAAGATCAGCCACGTGCAGCAAGATCATTGTAGAAGTTCATAG